The genome window CATGCCGGAACAGGAGGCTATAATGTTTACATTAAGGAATTATCCGCTTCACGATAAGATAGATGTCCTTAAGGAAAAAGGGTACAGGCTGCTGGGCAATGTGTGGCTCTGTGACAAGTATGGGCTTGACCCGATCAGCAAAATCAAGTGCAACGTAATTGCAAAAAACAGGGCTGAATACGAAAATGACAACAACAGTGTCTGGATAGTAAAAAACAGACCCGGGAGCGTCTTTGATGAAGTTTATGATTCAATAGGCGCCCCGGAACATACGTTTTTTGCCATAGCAGGCGAGGAATTCAATCCCTATATCCTCAAAAAGACGTTCCTTGCGTTCACTTCGGAAGAGAGATCGAAGTTCGAGGCCATTGTCAATGAAAGTCCCGAAGGGGCGGTAAACAGGAAGGCAGGCTACCTGTACGAAAAAATAACAGGGGATTCGCTTGATTTCTCAGGAACGGAAATTCTTGAGGCGCGTTACCGGCCTCTGCAGGACCTATTGAATAAAGATTTCTATTATACGCTGACAGAGATACCGGAGAGCCGTGTAAATGCAAAATACAGAATAGCCGACAATACCCTGGGCGATCTCAGCGTGCTCTGTCCGATAGTCAAGCGGACTGAACGCCTTGACAGGTACTCTTTAAGGAATTACGGTGCTGAGCTGCTTAATGTATTTGTTAAGACAGATAAAAGGCTTCTCGATACAGTTAAGGACATCATGTTCTTTAAAGAATCTATAATGTCGTTCAAGGTAGAAGGTGATACGAAGAGTAACAAAAGGGTTAGAAAGTATGAAGGTATACTTAAAAAGAACGGGGCTGCTGTCAGACCACTGACAAAGAATAAGCTGATAGATTTACAGAATAAGATCGTAGACAGTCTTTCTGTAAACTATGACTACAGGGACAAGCAGAATTTTATAGGCGTCAAGGGAAGGGGGGGCAGGGCTCCTGTGATAAGTTACGTAACCCCGTCTCCCAAAAACGTTTACGAACTTATGGACGGATTTATTGACATCCACACGACCCTTACTGCCGATATGGGTATAGATCCTGTTGTTGCCGGATCTGTGTCGCATATGGTGTTTACTGCGATACATCCCTTTGAGGATGGGAACGGGAGAATATCAAGGCTCTGCTTCCATGATATGCTTGCTTCGCATAAATATGTGCCGGGAGGCGCTATATTCCCCATATCCGACATAATAGGCAGCCGGAAGAACGACTATATACAAGGGCTTGAAGATGTTACATGCAAGATAACCAAAAAATGCACCTTTGACGCAGATGAAAATAATTTCATAACTGTAAAGGGA of Synergistaceae bacterium DZ-S4 contains these proteins:
- a CDS encoding Fic family protein is translated as MFTLRNYPLHDKIDVLKEKGYRLLGNVWLCDKYGLDPISKIKCNVIAKNRAEYENDNNSVWIVKNRPGSVFDEVYDSIGAPEHTFFAIAGEEFNPYILKKTFLAFTSEERSKFEAIVNESPEGAVNRKAGYLYEKITGDSLDFSGTEILEARYRPLQDLLNKDFYYTLTEIPESRVNAKYRIADNTLGDLSVLCPIVKRTERLDRYSLRNYGAELLNVFVKTDKRLLDTVKDIMFFKESIMSFKVEGDTKSNKRVRKYEGILKKNGAAVRPLTKNKLIDLQNKIVDSLSVNYDYRDKQNFIGVKGRGGRAPVISYVTPSPKNVYELMDGFIDIHTTLTADMGIDPVVAGSVSHMVFTAIHPFEDGNGRISRLCFHDMLASHKYVPGGAIFPISDIIGSRKNDYIQGLEDVTCKITKKCTFDADENNFITVKGNDPDLYRYLDVTPFAETMYSIMQDTMDYTVKEILKEAKIVTRVKDSIGEIAPLMSKKQINKYCQMALEEDGYVSANAKRKIFFDVNPETISKLQAETKKIILEIERLEDDEYPEPSL